Below is a genomic region from Palaemon carinicauda isolate YSFRI2023 chromosome 31, ASM3689809v2, whole genome shotgun sequence.
tatagtTTCTTACCTATAACAACAATCAAACACAATCTGGGCACAACACTGTTTGGTGCTGCGGACACACAGGTTTCCGACACCTCCAACAGGCTGCGTTCGTCTTGTGATCATTCTTGGATGGGCAGCTTCGGCATTGAATTCTTTTCGGCAGCTTGACGTTGCCACAGGGATTGACAGGTCCATGGACAAGTTTCTGGAGCTTGAAAGTGTCAAGCATTTGTTGATGGAGTGACTTGGAAAACTTGCCCGCAGAAGTTTCGTACCGATGTTAAACTTGGGGAGCACACAAATCAAAGACGATGTCCTTGAGGAAAGTTCGCCTTGGCATCGACTTGGAGAAGGGCATGGACGTGTACAGAATATATGAATTTACCATTACTATATTCAGTATCCCATAAAAGAGACACAGTGGCCAGCGTCGTGTCTTACGAATACAGTTAGATGTAGCCCACATCTGATCAAATATGTCTACAGCCCTCTTCGTCAAGTTATAGAACATCTGAATATCCGTTTTCCTCTTCTCGACCTCAGATGGATTGTGATGAAGGGAATTCAACAACATGACCTTCTTTGTTCTATTAACTTGCTGACATTGAAGGGTcaaattgtgttcgtaattgaacacagcCACTGAGTCCTTAATAGGAAGCACCTTCTCAGAAATCTGTTTGGGAACATAAGGTTTCTGTCGAAGGGTGCCACACAAATACACGCCTTCTCTTTCAAGTGCCAAGGCGAGTGGAATACTCGTGAAGAAATTATCAGTGGTCACAGTGCGGCCCCTTCGATGAAAAGGGGCCACAGGGTTCATCGTGAAAACTTCCCCAAGTGTCAATCCTCTCGGCACCTCGACTGTGTCCTTCCCAAGATAAGGGATGGCATTACACATGTAGTGTGTGTCCACATCACAAGTCAATACAAGCTTTATGCCATACCTAGAGAATGAGAAACTAGAATTAGTAACCAAtaaaatcaattaatatatatatatatatatatatatatatatatatatatatatatatatatatatatatgtgtgtgtgtgtgtgtatatgtatgtatgtatgtatgtatgtatatgtatatatatatatatatatatatatatatatatatatatatatatatatatatatatatatatatatatatactgtatatatatatatatatatatatatatatatatatatatatatatatatacatatatatatatatatatatatatacatatatatatatatatatatatatatatatatatatacatatatatatatatatatatatacatatatatatatatatatatatatatatatatatatatatatatatatatatatatatatatatatatatatatatatatatatatatatatatatatatatatatacaaatacaaaaataaaaaatgatcaaACACAAATAATATTCAAAATCAGTTTCTAGATAGATAAAAATGATTTTGTACACTcattcatatacataaatgtatatacatattttattacaGTCAATCTTTGCATcgcttcactgagagagagagagagagagagagagagagagagagagagagagagagagagagagagagagagagagagagagaaatatattacaATTGaacaattatatgaatataaacaaagagagagagaccaaaagaaaatcaaaataaaagtacttacttagcaggtttgtTGGGAATGTACATTTTGAAGGGGCAGCGTCCTCTGAAAGCCACAAGCTGTTTATCTACAGTTAGATGTGGCCCAGGGCTATACAGGCGGCGACAATTTGCCATAACGTGGTCCCACACTTTCCTTATCGGGGCGAGGCGATCTTTCCACCTCTCGGCTCTAGTGGTTGAATCGTCAAAACGCAGCACACGCATCAACAAGGCAAATCGATGCTCGCTCATTGTACACCGATACAAAGGATTCCCTTCCATGGGGTCCCACATGTCCTTtgttgtagtgtggttgtcatTTCGAATGGCTGACATTACCAAAATCCCAATGAACCCCTTTAGCTCCCTCACGTCAATGTCCCTGAGGTCAGCATTACCATTATGATGGTATCGACTTCTAAGAAGGGCAAGACGAACATTGGAATGCACGACGATTTCCTGTAGGATTTCGTCATCCAGGAACAGAGAGAAAATGTCAACAACACGCCTCGCACTCGATACAGAGGACGTGGGACCTCCTGGCTCAATGCGGGGAGTGAACATGGGGGGAAGAGCTGGGTTAGGCTCTTTATGCCATAGTGTACCATCACGACCTTGCACCATGTCTTCTTCTATACGATTTATTGGCGCTCCTCTGGCTGGCTGGAGTTCACCCCTCCTTTTCGTACTCCTCTCCTCCTGAGGGGGTAAGGCATGTGAATTTAATGCTGATGGTAATGTTGTTGTTGTAAACACTGACGCAATAggcccctcatcatcatcatcatcctcaaccTTGGTGTCAACAGCTGACTCATCCTCCTCCAACACACTTTCCTCCAACTCAGCTACATACAACTCCTCGTCGTCTGAGATGTCGGCGACTTCCAGATTATCATCAACATCACTCTCTGGCTCAAATAAAAGAGAGTTGATTTGATCATAACCTAGAAAGTGTTGATGCTTGGCCATGACTGATGAAAACTGAAAAAATGCCAAAAAAGGAAAATTAGCTTTCATAGAAAAATACGGTACAGACGAAATATgagaaaaaatctattttgggggaaAACACCTATCTAGGGTTAATATGTATTACTGTAAATTGTTCTTGCCCATCCCAATTAAATGCTTAAtgctgggtaaacaatcatcacaatgaATTTTTTTCTTCCCTGGCCGCGAAAAACTGAAACTGCGAAGCAAGAGCCCACGATTAACGAGAGCTGActgtatttcatatttactaaggCCCCGTCCACATGAGCAAGCTCTGCTTGGTAAACTTTGCCTCTTTGAGAGCTAAGCCCGTCGAACGCATTTATGCTGCtgtccaaacgacggtggttgggtagtgaaagactgGCAGTGACTGACACAGGATCAAGTCGTGTAGGGCAGCATGGATCGCAGGACACGCAAGAAGAAAATCACGCTGTCTATTTTTATAGCAATGAGTGCAAAGATAAAGGCAACAAAACAGAAAAGGATGTGGTGTAAAGAGTGGTTACGAAGAAGAGAAGACATAGGAAGTCACATGACAATATTGCGGGAACTGAAACATGGTTATGAGGCACATTTCATCAACTATATGAGAATGGACCCTAACACTTTTTATAACATCTTATCGAAAGTAGAACTATATATAAGGAAAGAAGATACCGACATGTGGCAAAGTATTTCAGCTGAAGCTCGACTGCAGGCAACATTACTTTTTCTGTCAACAGGATGCAGCTACAAATCACTACAATACAGCACAAGGATTTCCAAGCAGAGTTTGAGTGCAATAATTCCAGAAACCTGCAAACAAATCTATGAAGTCCTGAGAAAAGACTGCCTTAGGCTGAGACTTACAAATACGTAAAACATCAAATTCACACCAGTCATATAGTGTATCTGATAACAGTAGCGGATCTAGAAATCTCTCATAGATGCTGGGATGCACTTATGactatcatttatatatgtaacatgcacacatacagtacacatataacaattatatgtatgcacacacacatgatgtacatcatatgcacatatatattttatgtacagtactaagagagagatagatagatagagagaaatgtGAATGAATTATAATTGTCACATTGATTCCTACAGCTATAGCTTACAAAAAACTAACttgcattgctctgaagacaaacttcttcttctgtagtctgaatcctaggtagggggagaagagGTGACTaatcgggagatgccagtaagcatctaccaggtctattgagaccgtgaacgcccctttt
It encodes:
- the LOC137624390 gene encoding piggyBac transposable element-derived protein 4-like, yielding MAKHQHFLGYDQINSLLFEPESDVDDNLEVADISDDEELYVAELEESVLEEDESAVDTKVEDDDDDEGPIASVFTTTTLPSALNSHALPPQEERSTKRRGELQPARGAPINRIEEDMVQGRDGTLWHKEPNPALPPMFTPRIEPGGPTSSVSSARRVVDIFSLFLDDEILQEIVVHSNVRLALLRSRYHHNGNADLRDIDVRELKGFIGILVMSAIRNDNHTTTKDMWDPMEGNPLYRCTMSEHRFALLMRVLRFDDSTTRAERWKDRLAPIRKVWDHVMANCRRLYSPGPHLTVDKQLVAFRGRCPFKMYIPNKPAKYGIKLVLTCDVDTHYMCNAIPYLGKDTVEVPRGLTLGEVFTMNPVAPFHRRGRTVTTDNFFTSIPLALALEREGVYLCGTLRQKPYVPKQISEKVLPIKDSVAVFNYEHNLTLQCQQVNRTKKVMLLNSLHHNPSEVEKRKTDIQMFYNLTKRAVDIFDQMWATSNCIRKTRRWPLCLFYGILNIVMVNSYILYTSMPFSKSMPRRTFLKDIVFDLCAPQV